Proteins encoded in a region of the Candidatus Zixiibacteriota bacterium genome:
- a CDS encoding arginine decarboxylase, pyruvoyl-dependent — translation MIIGRELFLTKGVGRHRERLSSFELALRDAGIAHYNLVTVSSIFPPHCRIITRAAGLKKMTPGQIAFVVMSRNDTNEPSRLISCAVGLALPKDPDQVGYLTEHHDYGMTERRAGDYSEDLAATMLATSLGVEIDLDKSWDERKEQWRISGQIYKTRNVTQSANGDKNGQWTSVVSAAVFITD, via the coding sequence ATGATCATTGGCAGGGAGTTGTTTCTCACCAAGGGTGTCGGACGCCACCGCGAACGGCTCTCCAGCTTCGAACTGGCATTGCGCGATGCCGGCATTGCACACTACAACCTTGTGACGGTGTCGTCCATTTTCCCGCCGCACTGCCGGATCATCACGCGCGCCGCCGGACTGAAAAAGATGACCCCCGGACAGATCGCGTTCGTCGTGATGAGCCGCAATGACACCAATGAACCCTCGCGGCTGATCTCCTGCGCCGTCGGGCTGGCGCTGCCCAAAGACCCCGACCAGGTGGGCTACCTGACCGAACATCACGACTATGGCATGACCGAGCGTCGTGCAGGTGACTATTCCGAAGATCTGGCGGCCACGATGTTGGCCACATCGTTGGGTGTCGAGATCGACCTGGACAAAAGCTGGGACGAACGAAAAGAACAGTGGCGCATTTCCGGCCAGATTTACAAGACGCGCAACGTCACCCAGTCGGCCAACGGAGACAAGAACGGTCAGTGGACATCGGTCGTCAGCGCGGCCGTATTCATCACCGACTGA
- the speB gene encoding agmatinase, with protein sequence MSVPTPIDRDRHQRGCNFLGLTEDEADYQSARLVIVPVAYDATTSYKSGARYGPGAIIAASREVETFNPESQRELATAGIATWPVVEAEADGPAQMVATVEHVIAEQIAAGKYCAMLGGEHSITEGAVRAHQRKWRDLTVLQIDAHADMRDAYQGSKHSHASVMRRVREICPAVSVGVRSTSEECRDWTERGSAWLTTSGSLPVYWAIDIVGRNDWHDAAIADLSEHVYITFDLDGLDPAIMPAVGTPEPGGLGWYETIDFLRKVFAQRHVVGFDVVELCPIPGLHHADFTAARLTAAMVGMAVPKL encoded by the coding sequence ATGAGCGTTCCGACACCGATCGATCGCGACAGGCATCAACGCGGCTGCAATTTCCTCGGATTGACCGAGGACGAGGCCGACTACCAGTCGGCGCGCCTCGTGATCGTCCCGGTCGCCTACGATGCGACCACGTCCTACAAATCCGGCGCCAGGTACGGACCGGGCGCGATCATCGCCGCCTCGCGTGAAGTCGAGACGTTTAATCCCGAGTCGCAGCGCGAACTGGCAACGGCCGGCATCGCCACCTGGCCGGTGGTCGAAGCCGAGGCGGATGGGCCCGCGCAAATGGTCGCCACGGTTGAACACGTGATCGCCGAACAGATTGCCGCCGGGAAATACTGTGCCATGCTCGGCGGCGAACATTCGATCACCGAAGGGGCCGTCAGGGCGCATCAGCGCAAGTGGCGCGACCTGACGGTCTTGCAAATCGATGCCCACGCCGATATGCGTGATGCTTATCAGGGCTCGAAGCATTCCCATGCCAGCGTTATGCGCCGCGTGCGTGAGATTTGCCCCGCGGTCTCGGTGGGCGTCCGCAGCACCTCGGAAGAATGCCGTGACTGGACCGAACGTGGTTCGGCTTGGCTTACCACAAGCGGCTCGCTGCCCGTGTACTGGGCCATTGACATCGTCGGTCGCAACGATTGGCACGATGCCGCCATCGCCGATCTCTCGGAGCATGTATACATCACCTTCGATCTCGACGGCCTCGATCCCGCCATCATGCCCGCGGTCGGAACGCCGGAACCGGGCGGCCTGGGCTGGTATGAGACGATCGACTTTCTGCGAAAAGTCTTTGCGCAACGGCACGTTGTCGGCTTTGACGTGGTCGAGTTGTGCCCGATTCCCGGCTTGCACCATGCCGATTTCACCGCCGCGCGACTGACCGCGGCCATGGTGGGGATGGCGGTGCCGAAACTCTGA
- a CDS encoding RNA-binding protein, with amino-acid sequence MKIYVGGLSPEVTDEQLQQAFAAFGKVETANVIMDRFSGSPRGFGFVEMPAKSEAIAAISGLNGQDLMGSTLVVNEARPQESRPRGGGGRGGPQGRRGGDRDRDRRPRGGSRY; translated from the coding sequence ATGAAAATCTACGTAGGCGGTCTGTCGCCGGAAGTCACAGACGAACAATTGCAGCAGGCGTTCGCCGCCTTCGGCAAAGTTGAGACAGCGAACGTCATCATGGACCGCTTCAGCGGTTCGCCCCGCGGGTTCGGATTTGTCGAGATGCCTGCCAAAAGCGAGGCGATCGCAGCCATCAGCGGGCTGAACGGCCAGGATTTGATGGGCAGCACGCTGGTTGTCAACGAAGCGCGTCCCCAGGAGTCGCGCCCGCGCGGCGGCGGAGGACGTGGCGGTCCGCAGGGGCGTCGCGGAGGTGATCGCGACCGCGACCGTCGTCCCCGGGGCGGATCGAGGTATTAG
- a CDS encoding cold shock domain-containing protein: MPEGTVKWFNDAKGYGFITPADGSKDVFVHHEAIQAEGFRSLQESDRVKYDVTQGPKGPQAANVQKI, translated from the coding sequence ATGCCAGAAGGAACAGTGAAGTGGTTCAACGACGCCAAGGGGTACGGTTTTATCACTCCGGCGGACGGCAGCAAGGATGTCTTCGTGCATCACGAGGCGATTCAGGCGGAGGGATTCCGCAGCCTGCAGGAGTCAGACCGTGTGAAGTATGATGTCACACAAGGTCCCAAAGGACCACAGGCCGCCAACGTGCAGAAGATCTAA
- the mfd gene encoding transcription-repair coupling factor: MPTLTKATSQSAAKARFSRGRGPFDDLMAAVRRLPGYTRLVESLGGDQPAPVDITGTVGSLAATLAALAYQEQTRPTLILVDDPERAGQWHDDLTSLLGEELVARFPSWETLPYEFRTPGPESTGRRLQTLWRCLESPPPVVVAHLRAALEPTLSPGDLKSRIVRVRVGEEPGMESILSRLVALGYRRCDVVEEAGAFAARGGIIDFFTFSESEPVRIEFFGDAIESIRTFSVSTQRTTERRNECTVLPGREALGSGPIWDEGRELTDLDARLLERLESDPERPGLEWLAGALGQERGRLFDYFGDGAVLWADDPSRLQDTYDKLIEEAGRFHERLSATFPEVPTPTQLYGSDDILKPAGRFRFTVTMRDFRRGPDGAIEFDAVGPPSVNGRIELLSRELDQFAAQASDVVIGCDNRGQADRLTELLEDRHTHVSCVYPALHRGFVLPSAPFAYLTEHEIFNRHKSRSRLRRFQEGLALSSYTQLKKGDYVVHVDHGIGRFRGLESITVSGQRHDCLLLHYQGADKLFVPVEEFDRVQKYSGKDSRPSVARLGGTAWERTKNRAKKALLEMAEELVALYAARKALPAIAYSAPGEWMQQLEDSFPYDETPDQAAAIREVGKDMGDSAPMDRLVCGDVGYGKTEVAIRAAFRAICDHKQVCVLVPTTILAQQHLTTFRDRLAEFPARIETLSRFRSRREQLEVVDSLARGKVDIVIGTHRLLQKDIRFADLGLLIIDEEHRFGVRHKERMRQMKQTVDTLALSATPIPRTLQMSLLGARDLSMINTSPRDRLPVRTEVRPFGPDVVTEAVLRELDRGGQVYFVHNRIQSIAAMADYLQRLMPSVRIGVAHGQMPERQLESVMVRFYHQEFDMLLSTAIIESGLDLPSVNTIVIHRADHFGLAQLYQLRGRVGRAARQAYAYLLIPPTSPLTSTAKSRLQAIEEHTALGSGFHLAMRDLEIRGAGNLLGPQQHGFIEEVGFDLYCRLLDEAVAEVRGSPSPVLSGSPIQIEVAGERFLPDDYVPDNQQRFEMYKRMAELADPDAVDELLLEMTDRFGAPPPPARRLAELARARVWARRAGLARALASRNEWKLVFPPERVVKRRDVERWRAAIQGHVSFDAGPPFCLSVRAPLGASADLEGLVELLRRLDGIDSP, translated from the coding sequence ATGCCCACACTCACCAAGGCCACGTCGCAGTCAGCGGCCAAGGCGCGTTTTAGCCGGGGGCGCGGGCCGTTCGATGACTTGATGGCGGCGGTGCGTCGATTGCCCGGATACACTCGTCTGGTCGAGTCACTCGGAGGCGATCAACCGGCCCCGGTCGACATCACCGGGACAGTCGGGTCGTTGGCGGCGACCCTGGCGGCACTGGCATATCAAGAGCAGACTCGCCCGACGCTGATCTTAGTCGATGACCCCGAACGCGCGGGGCAATGGCACGACGACCTGACATCGCTCTTAGGCGAGGAGCTTGTCGCCCGTTTCCCGTCGTGGGAGACGCTCCCTTACGAATTCCGTACACCCGGCCCCGAATCGACCGGACGCCGTTTGCAGACTCTTTGGCGCTGCCTCGAATCGCCGCCGCCGGTGGTGGTGGCGCATCTGCGCGCCGCGCTGGAACCGACCCTGTCGCCCGGTGATTTGAAGTCGCGCATTGTCCGCGTGCGCGTCGGCGAAGAGCCGGGGATGGAGTCGATTCTCTCGCGGCTGGTCGCGCTGGGGTATCGCCGCTGCGATGTCGTCGAGGAGGCCGGAGCATTCGCTGCGCGCGGCGGCATCATCGATTTCTTCACCTTCTCAGAATCCGAACCGGTGCGCATTGAGTTTTTCGGAGATGCCATCGAGTCGATCCGCACGTTTTCGGTCTCGACACAGCGCACGACCGAGCGTCGCAACGAATGCACGGTGCTGCCCGGACGCGAAGCGCTCGGCTCCGGCCCGATCTGGGATGAAGGACGCGAGTTGACCGATCTGGATGCGCGACTCTTGGAACGGTTGGAATCTGATCCTGAACGTCCCGGGCTCGAATGGCTTGCGGGCGCATTGGGGCAGGAGCGCGGACGGCTCTTTGATTACTTCGGCGATGGTGCTGTCCTATGGGCGGATGACCCGTCACGCCTACAGGATACTTATGACAAGCTCATCGAGGAAGCGGGGCGATTCCACGAACGACTGAGCGCGACATTCCCGGAGGTTCCGACCCCGACACAACTTTATGGCTCCGACGACATTCTGAAACCGGCGGGCCGATTCCGCTTCACGGTCACGATGCGCGATTTCCGACGCGGCCCCGACGGCGCCATCGAGTTCGATGCGGTCGGGCCGCCGTCGGTCAATGGCCGGATCGAATTGCTCAGCCGCGAACTCGATCAGTTCGCCGCGCAGGCAAGCGACGTCGTCATCGGCTGCGACAATCGTGGGCAGGCCGACCGCCTGACGGAACTGCTCGAAGATCGGCACACTCATGTGTCGTGCGTCTATCCCGCGCTGCACCGGGGATTCGTGTTGCCGTCGGCACCGTTTGCGTACCTGACCGAGCACGAAATCTTCAATCGTCACAAGAGCCGTTCGCGCCTTCGGCGCTTTCAGGAGGGGTTGGCGCTCTCCAGCTACACGCAGTTGAAGAAGGGCGACTATGTGGTCCACGTCGACCACGGCATCGGACGGTTTCGCGGTCTGGAGTCGATCACCGTCTCGGGGCAGCGCCACGACTGTCTGTTGCTTCACTACCAGGGTGCGGACAAGCTCTTCGTCCCGGTCGAAGAGTTTGACCGTGTCCAGAAGTATTCAGGCAAAGACAGCCGTCCGTCGGTCGCCCGTCTGGGTGGGACTGCCTGGGAACGGACCAAGAACCGTGCCAAGAAGGCGCTATTGGAGATGGCTGAAGAGCTGGTCGCGCTGTATGCCGCGCGCAAGGCACTTCCCGCAATCGCGTACTCGGCGCCCGGAGAGTGGATGCAGCAGTTGGAAGATTCTTTCCCTTACGATGAGACCCCGGACCAGGCGGCCGCCATTCGCGAAGTGGGCAAGGATATGGGGGATTCGGCGCCGATGGATCGTCTCGTCTGCGGCGATGTCGGTTACGGCAAGACCGAAGTCGCGATCCGCGCCGCCTTCCGTGCGATTTGCGATCACAAGCAGGTGTGCGTGCTGGTCCCGACGACGATTCTCGCGCAGCAGCACCTGACGACCTTTCGTGACCGATTGGCCGAATTCCCGGCACGGATCGAAACGCTCTCGCGGTTTCGTTCGCGCAGGGAGCAGCTCGAAGTCGTCGATTCACTGGCGCGCGGCAAAGTCGACATCGTCATCGGCACGCATCGCTTATTGCAAAAGGACATCCGCTTTGCCGATCTGGGGCTGCTCATCATCGATGAAGAGCATCGCTTCGGTGTTCGGCACAAGGAACGCATGCGCCAGATGAAGCAGACGGTCGACACGCTGGCGCTGTCGGCGACGCCGATTCCGCGCACGCTGCAGATGTCGCTTCTGGGCGCGCGAGACCTGTCGATGATCAACACCTCGCCGCGCGACCGCCTGCCGGTGCGGACCGAGGTCCGTCCGTTCGGACCCGATGTCGTGACCGAGGCGGTGCTGCGGGAATTGGACCGTGGCGGGCAGGTCTACTTCGTCCACAACCGCATCCAGTCCATCGCCGCGATGGCCGACTACTTGCAGCGGCTGATGCCGTCCGTACGCATCGGAGTCGCTCATGGGCAGATGCCGGAACGGCAGTTGGAATCGGTGATGGTCCGATTCTATCATCAGGAGTTCGACATGCTGCTGTCGACCGCGATCATCGAATCCGGCCTGGACCTGCCGTCGGTCAACACGATCGTCATCCATCGGGCCGATCACTTCGGCCTGGCGCAGTTGTACCAATTGCGCGGACGGGTCGGTCGGGCCGCCCGGCAGGCGTATGCCTATCTTCTTATTCCTCCAACCTCACCGCTCACTTCGACGGCAAAGTCTCGTCTGCAGGCGATCGAAGAGCACACGGCCCTGGGATCGGGATTCCATTTGGCGATGCGCGACCTGGAAATTCGCGGCGCGGGCAATCTCCTCGGCCCGCAACAGCACGGGTTCATCGAGGAAGTGGGGTTCGATCTGTACTGCCGACTGCTCGATGAAGCCGTCGCCGAAGTCCGGGGAAGCCCGTCGCCGGTTCTGTCCGGATCGCCGATCCAGATCGAGGTGGCGGGCGAGCGGTTTTTGCCGGACGATTATGTTCCCGACAACCAGCAGCGCTTTGAGATGTACAAACGAATGGCCGAGTTGGCCGATCCCGATGCCGTGGATGAGTTGTTGCTGGAGATGACCGATCGCTTCGGAGCCCCGCCGCCGCCGGCGCGCCGTCTGGCGGAGTTGGCGCGCGCACGGGTCTGGGCACGGCGAGCGGGGTTGGCCCGCGCATTGGCCTCCCGCAATGAATGGAAGCTGGTGTTTCCGCCGGAGCGTGTGGTCAAGCGGCGCGATGTCGAACGCTGGCGCGCGGCGATTCAAGGCCACGTCTCGTTTGATGCCGGCCCCCCATTCTGCCTCAGCGTCAGGGCCCCCTTGGGGGCGTCGGCCGATCTGGAGGGGCTGGTCGAACTGCTGCGGCGTTTGGATGGTATCGATTCGCCCTGA
- a CDS encoding peptidylprolyl isomerase: MTNCTRFVLTILSMAVSLSVGGCSRTERTGDLIVAQVGEHTIPLRDITDYIASMRVDYPSAEAELAAREKYLDRLIEKRLLIIGGYGRALDADIGLLEKVEAEKDKLLFDELYRTQVLDQLSVTEAEVKDAYEHYFDRVQFRHILIESAALGDSVMEQLRNGADFGDMAERFSFDEQTRFRGGEMGRDFEWGEFPEPLNAALFESSVGENVGPIETDFGWHIFQVTGKRELERQEFATLRPFLETRLKRRKENARRKEHLVEIQLRNSIEYAPSTLADWRGRLQAIADTADLLPGTRPTVNPSALSPDDAARVMYRFGAGLEVHFGEFCAALSQRSPYEQPDPADTLELQLFAFNHSLYDILRDEAMRLKLDESDIYKERVREYHETLMADIMRGEILPRGIAVTEEDLRRIYEAQPDSFVQGPQFHVRELLVFDSVEARQLMEQVRTGSSLEELARRYTQRTGMQSKGGDLGWLSEGMYDDIYASAAQMEIGEVRRSDGTGQYSIIQLLARRPGRQLAYEEIEAELFNVVQRQRTDSVISTYLDSIRTMNTVVIHDDVLRVGLGERPLSTEQPGS; the protein is encoded by the coding sequence ATGACCAACTGTACGCGATTTGTCCTCACCATCTTGTCAATGGCGGTTTCGTTGTCGGTCGGCGGATGCAGTCGGACCGAACGCACCGGCGACCTGATCGTCGCGCAAGTTGGCGAACACACAATCCCGCTGCGCGACATCACCGACTACATTGCCAGCATGCGTGTCGACTATCCCTCCGCAGAGGCAGAGTTGGCGGCGCGTGAGAAATACCTCGACCGGCTGATCGAAAAGCGCCTGCTGATCATCGGCGGCTACGGACGGGCGCTGGATGCCGACATCGGATTGCTGGAAAAGGTGGAGGCCGAGAAAGACAAGCTGTTGTTCGATGAACTGTACCGCACTCAAGTCCTTGATCAGTTGAGCGTGACCGAAGCAGAGGTGAAGGACGCCTACGAGCACTATTTCGACCGCGTTCAGTTTCGTCACATTCTGATCGAATCCGCAGCGCTGGGCGATTCGGTCATGGAGCAATTGCGAAACGGCGCCGATTTCGGGGACATGGCGGAGCGTTTCTCGTTCGATGAACAGACGCGATTTCGCGGCGGCGAGATGGGGCGCGACTTCGAGTGGGGTGAGTTTCCCGAACCCCTGAATGCCGCGTTATTCGAATCTTCCGTCGGAGAAAACGTCGGACCGATCGAAACCGATTTCGGATGGCACATCTTTCAGGTCACCGGCAAACGGGAGCTCGAAAGGCAGGAGTTCGCGACGCTGCGGCCGTTTCTGGAAACACGGCTCAAGCGTCGCAAGGAGAACGCCCGGCGCAAGGAGCACTTAGTCGAAATACAGCTTCGCAACAGTATCGAGTATGCCCCGTCCACGTTGGCCGATTGGCGTGGTCGGCTGCAGGCCATTGCCGACACGGCGGATTTGCTGCCGGGCACGCGGCCGACCGTCAATCCCAGTGCGCTCTCGCCCGATGATGCCGCGCGTGTCATGTACCGGTTCGGTGCCGGGTTGGAGGTCCACTTCGGAGAATTCTGCGCCGCCTTGTCGCAACGTTCCCCCTATGAGCAACCCGATCCCGCCGACACGCTCGAACTGCAACTCTTCGCGTTCAATCACTCGCTCTATGACATCCTGCGTGACGAGGCCATGCGGCTCAAACTCGACGAATCGGACATCTATAAGGAGCGGGTCCGCGAATATCACGAAACGCTGATGGCCGACATCATGCGCGGAGAAATCCTTCCACGGGGTATTGCCGTCACCGAAGAGGATTTGCGCCGGATATACGAGGCACAGCCCGATTCCTTCGTCCAGGGCCCGCAGTTTCATGTGCGCGAGCTGCTGGTCTTCGATTCGGTCGAAGCGCGACAATTGATGGAACAAGTGCGCACAGGGAGTTCGTTGGAGGAGTTGGCCCGACGATACACTCAGCGTACCGGCATGCAGTCAAAAGGCGGCGACTTGGGCTGGCTCAGCGAGGGCATGTACGACGACATCTATGCGAGCGCCGCCCAAATGGAAATCGGTGAAGTGCGACGGTCCGACGGGACCGGTCAGTATTCGATCATTCAACTACTCGCTCGGCGCCCGGGACGGCAACTGGCCTACGAAGAAATCGAGGCGGAACTCTTCAATGTCGTTCAGCGTCAGCGGACCGATTCGGTCATCTCAACATACCTTGATTCGATACGCACAATGAACACCGTGGTCATTCATGACGATGTGCTCCGAGTCGGTCTGGGAGAACGGCCACTCAGCACGGAGCAGCCCGGATCATAA
- a CDS encoding peptidylprolyl isomerase: MRRKLSRFRNWLCLLVIAQIAIANGQDVVEEPIAIVADRVILRSEWETQLSLHSMQANVDANDPLVRDTLGQVILDQMINDQLILLVAEQDSTLMVSPKELDEAVEEHILSLRRRYPTDDQFHRDLAQEGLTERDLRVRFRQDINNQLLKQKLMQRKLSDVAVSHGEVREFYSHYSDSLPVRPAGIKLAHILLPVDVSESVVDATRERLTRILGEIRDGLDFGEAARKYSADASAPNGGDLGWFGKGEMVAEFEQAAFALTPGQTSGVLRTPFGWHLIQCIERTAERVHARHVILTLEPTGADSAAVRARADSAAALSLSGEDFCLLAQEYSKDEETRKNCGELGWYPIEEMFEEFKTVLADAGNGAIAGPVMTKYGWHVLRVLDRRPAHRLNLTDDWDAIKQIARQDKTNRVLTDWIAEVREDTYVDIRPLSARRTLTPSSP; the protein is encoded by the coding sequence ATGAGACGAAAACTCAGCCGTTTCCGGAATTGGTTGTGTCTGCTCGTGATCGCGCAGATTGCGATCGCCAATGGACAGGACGTTGTCGAAGAACCGATCGCGATCGTGGCCGATCGGGTGATCCTGCGCTCCGAATGGGAAACCCAGTTGTCGTTGCACAGCATGCAGGCGAACGTCGATGCCAACGACCCGCTCGTGCGCGACACCCTGGGACAGGTCATTCTGGATCAGATGATCAACGATCAGCTCATCTTGTTGGTGGCTGAACAGGACTCCACTCTGATGGTGTCGCCCAAGGAACTCGATGAGGCGGTCGAAGAGCACATTCTGTCGCTGCGCCGGCGCTATCCAACCGACGATCAGTTCCATCGTGACTTGGCTCAAGAGGGGCTGACCGAACGTGACCTGCGTGTGCGCTTTCGGCAGGATATCAATAACCAACTGCTCAAACAAAAACTGATGCAGCGCAAGCTTTCCGACGTGGCGGTCTCGCACGGTGAAGTCCGCGAGTTTTACAGCCACTACAGCGACTCGCTCCCGGTCCGCCCGGCCGGAATCAAGCTGGCACACATTCTCTTGCCGGTCGACGTGTCCGAATCGGTCGTCGACGCCACGCGCGAGCGGCTCACGCGCATTCTTGGGGAGATCCGCGATGGGTTGGACTTCGGCGAGGCCGCGCGCAAGTACTCCGCCGATGCCAGCGCGCCCAACGGCGGCGATCTCGGGTGGTTTGGCAAAGGGGAGATGGTCGCCGAGTTCGAACAGGCCGCGTTTGCCTTGACGCCCGGACAAACGTCCGGTGTGCTTCGCACTCCGTTCGGGTGGCACCTGATCCAATGCATTGAACGCACGGCCGAACGGGTCCATGCGCGGCACGTCATCCTGACCCTGGAGCCGACCGGCGCCGACTCGGCGGCTGTGAGGGCGCGCGCCGATTCCGCCGCCGCGCTCTCTCTCTCCGGCGAGGACTTCTGCCTGCTCGCACAGGAGTATTCCAAAGACGAGGAGACGCGAAAGAATTGCGGTGAGCTGGGCTGGTATCCGATCGAAGAGATGTTTGAGGAATTCAAGACCGTACTGGCGGATGCGGGCAACGGTGCGATCGCCGGGCCGGTGATGACCAAGTATGGATGGCATGTCCTGCGCGTGCTGGATCGACGCCCCGCGCACCGTCTGAATCTGACCGACGACTGGGACGCGATCAAACAGATCGCGCGCCAGGACAAGACCAATCGCGTCCTGACCGATTGGATTGCCGAAGTTCGCGAAGACACCTATGTCGACATCCGACCGCTGTCGGCACGACGTACGCTGACCCCATCATCACCCTGA